One genomic region from Candidatus Syntrophosphaera sp. encodes:
- a CDS encoding glycosyltransferase — translation MKKLLHLQLLPLLTGVQNFSLHLLSGLPEGEFEIWVASQPGGEFVDAARSRGYKYLPVRSLRHPISLLDIVAFLELLWLMQRHRFDIVHTNSSKPGLLGRLAATICRVPVIIYTAHGTAFQEGQSRLRQRFYQALEKLGNRFCHRVVFVNNSDREKCLALGLLPAAKAITINNALPPDQAAKLDKIAAERKFSPDKADFVVGSTLRFSEQKNVVSLVSAACQACRLQPRLRIILVGEGEHLPLCRQIVRSHGLNERILFPGWDPDVSKWLALFDCFVLYSRWEAQPFSIIEAMHSGLPVIGSRIPSILELVDESCGWTVPLDDPAALVKCLKDAADDPNKVFGKGRAALERVRNICDHGSMVSAYLELYRSTPDQSEETS, via the coding sequence GTGAAAAAGCTCCTCCATCTGCAGCTCCTGCCCCTGCTGACCGGGGTGCAGAATTTCAGCCTCCACCTGCTGTCAGGCCTGCCTGAGGGTGAATTTGAGATCTGGGTGGCCTCCCAGCCGGGCGGGGAATTTGTGGACGCGGCGCGTTCCCGGGGCTACAAGTATCTGCCGGTGCGCAGTTTGCGCCATCCCATCTCGCTCCTGGACATCGTCGCCTTCCTTGAACTCTTGTGGCTGATGCAGCGCCATCGCTTCGACATCGTGCACACCAATTCCTCCAAGCCGGGACTGCTGGGACGCCTGGCTGCCACCATCTGCCGGGTGCCGGTGATCATCTACACGGCCCATGGGACCGCTTTCCAAGAGGGCCAAAGCCGCCTCCGGCAAAGGTTTTACCAGGCGCTGGAGAAACTGGGGAACCGGTTTTGCCACCGGGTCGTGTTCGTGAACAATTCGGACCGGGAGAAGTGCCTCGCTCTCGGCCTGCTGCCAGCAGCCAAGGCCATCACCATCAACAACGCGCTGCCTCCGGACCAGGCAGCAAAACTGGATAAGATCGCCGCGGAACGCAAATTCAGCCCGGACAAGGCGGACTTTGTGGTGGGCTCAACCCTGCGCTTTTCCGAGCAGAAAAACGTGGTCAGCCTGGTCTCCGCGGCCTGCCAGGCCTGCCGGCTCCAGCCCCGCCTGCGCATCATCCTGGTGGGCGAAGGCGAGCATCTTCCCCTCTGCCGGCAGATCGTGCGCTCCCACGGACTCAACGAGCGGATCCTTTTTCCTGGCTGGGACCCGGACGTATCCAAATGGCTGGCGCTGTTCGACTGCTTTGTCCTCTATTCGCGCTGGGAAGCCCAGCCGTTCAGCATCATCGAGGCCATGCACTCCGGCCTGCCAGTCATCGGCTCCCGCATCCCCTCCATCCTGGAGCTGGTGGATGAAAGCTGCGGCTGGACCGTGCCATTGGACGATCCGGCTGCTTTGGTTAAGTGCCTGAAAGACGCTGCTGATGACCCCAACAAGGTTTTTGGCAAGGGGCGCGCCGCTCTCGAGCGCGTCAGAAATATCTGTGACCACGGCAGCATGGTCTCGGCCTATCTGGAACTCTACCGGTCTACTCCGGACCAAAGCGAGGAAACATCATGA